Proteins from a single region of Thunnus maccoyii chromosome 23, fThuMac1.1, whole genome shotgun sequence:
- the mettl25 gene encoding methyltransferase-like protein 25, with amino-acid sequence MPRCTPAVDFFCPCRIHSGLPQISFLNMIPSSYSLKEIQRRIDEVKRFLSATISIANAHTVEFYTHDVWNRFMAVSPEEVLSAFSSRSDQQREPEVKGKEQSSTTFGFCNDSNRLVDTHELLQAAKAHSLPGLGVCMSRVELLQALRQNGSDSGDPPAEIGAELEPDEFMNSKKSHEVQSMSEVVACLAKRCGVKQVIDIGSGKGYLSSFLSLQHGLRVYGIDSSSTNTHGAQERNRKLKKFSRVYQKHNKTMRAQGEATQSPQEELIEIKSGLNGEDDVLYDAGAKIVSQEEEERAQPPALIGLSNVDPAVEGHSEPNPETEELFLNALSVDVIQPTSPRVPPSQLSAEEREKRKRENLERKAQNRNNSASAVFSPLTSYVTAETELRELIDELEDAVMVGLHTCGDLAPSTLRMFVAKSELAAVCSVGCCYHLLSEEFDPAGQECLRGVCGFPLSQYLHDLSWFCGRNARMSACLALERVSLGQGIQMESLFYRAVLHVILRDHYSSFKSEKRVGNVYSKSKSFVDYVRRALRRLDLDESKLSDCDIQDYHDTHRPRMAEMHAFNLLKVTLAPCIEGLILLDRLCYLKEQEEESFSALVQLFDPLLSPRCYAVVGLKSYGDRITS; translated from the exons ATGCCTAGGTGTACACCAGCAGTGGACTTCTTCTGTCCATGCCGCATTCACTCAGGTCTGCCTCAGATAAGCTTTTTAAACATGATACCCTCCTCGTACAGCCTCAAAGAGATTCAGCGACGGATAGATGAAGTCAAGCGGTTTCTGTCAGCAACAATCAGCATCGCAAACGCTCACACTGTGGAGTTTTACACTCACGACGTGTGGAACCGCTTCATGGCCGTGTCACCAGAGGAGGTCCTGTCAGCCTTTAGTTCACGTAgtgaccagcagagggagccAGAGGTCAAAGGAAAAG AGCAATCCAGTACTACGTTTGGGTTTTGCAATGATTCAAACCGGCTGGTTGATACCCATGAACTGTTGCAGGCGGCCAAGGCCCACTCTCTCCCTGGCCTTGGAGTCTGTATGAGCAGGGTTGAACTACTGCAGGCCCTCAGACAAAACGGATCTGACTCTGGTGATCCACCAGCAGAGATAG GTGCTGAGTTGGAGCCAGATGAATTTATGAACTCCAAGAAATCCCATGAAGTCCAGTCCATGTCTGAGGTGGTGGCTTGTCTGGCCAAGCGCTGTGGAGTCAAACAG GTGATAGACATTGGCTCAGGAAAGGGCTATCTGAGCTCCTTCCTGTCTCTGCAGCACGGCCTTCGGGTCTACGGCATCGACTCCTCCAGCACCAACACCCATGGAGCCCAGGAGAGGAACAGGAAGCTCAAGAAGTTCTCCAGGGTGTACCAGAAACACAACAAGACCATGAGAGCACAGGGAGAGGCCACACAATCACCTCAGGAGGagttaatagaaataaaatctGGACTAAATGGAGAAGATGATGTTTTATATGATGCCGGGGCAAAAATCGTAtcacaagaggaggaggagagggcgCAACCTCCGGCGTTAATCGGCTTATCCAATGTCGACCCTGCAGTGGAAGGGCATTCAGAGCCAAACCCAGAAACGGAGGAGCTCTTCCTTAACGCCCTATCAGTGGACGTGATACAGCCTACGTCTCCCAGAGTTCCCCCCAGCCAACTGAGTgctgaggagagggagaagaggaagagggagaacCTGGAGAGGAAAGCTCAGAACAGAAACAACAGCGCCAGCGCCGTGTTTTCACCCCTCACATCTTACGTCACTGCGGAAACGGAGCTCCGAGAGCTCATCGACGAGCTGGAG GATGCGGTCATGGTCGGCCTGCACACATGTGGCGACCTGGCTCCCAGCACCCTGAGGATGTTTGTGGCAAAGTCGGAGCTGGCCGCAGTCTGCAGTGTGGGCTGCTGCTATCACCTGCTGTCTGAAGAGTTTGACCCTGCCGGACAgg AGTGTTTGCGCGGTGTGTGCGGTTTCCCTCTCAGTCAGTACCTCCACGACCTCTCCTGGTTCTGCGGCAGAAACGCCAGGATGTCAGCGTGTTTG GCATTGGAGAGAGTTTCGCTAGGCCAAGGG ATTCAGATGGAGTCTCTGTTCTACCGAGCAGTCCTTCATGTTATTCTGAGGGACCACTACAGCTCCTTTAAGAG TGAAAAGCGAGTGGGGAACGTCTACTCCAAGAGTAAATCATTCGTGGACTATGTTCGTCGGGCTCTGCGCAGACTGGATCTGGATGAATCGAAG cTCTCTGACTGCGACATCCAGGATTACCACGATACACACAGGCCACGAATGGCCGAGATGCACGCCTTTAATCTG TTGAAGGTGACCTTGGCTCCCTGCATTGAGGGGTTGATTCTTCTTGATCGCCTTTGCTACCTGAAAGAACAG GAGGAGGAATCATTCTCTGCGCTGGTGCAACTCTTTGATCCCCTGCTGTCACCAAGATGTTACGCTGTCGTTGGACTAAAGAGTTATGGAGACAGGATTACAAGCTGA
- the ccdc59 gene encoding thyroid transcription factor 1-associated protein 26 homolog, whose product MAPTDQKTKNNKFTGKNDNWKKSKNMAAGVKKKRKWIPEHKVFEGSVKEGQGFAFKRKQRVKHEYNKLLRKERKKNPESMSLYKEEYPEHLKHLYMAEAEKLKNEAWTNRMNRSKLRMKGQEKGEEIPESDAPAQQTEAAADSETEVTGGSELTDAVSGNPEPTTTAAEKESLPMSNRMRKKMLKKTSYQKTKEEFESAQEKRKKKKEDYLKNKQQREEAIEKYKQKKMETFQMLSKKTKKGQPNLNLQMEYLLQKIQRTDK is encoded by the exons ATGGCACCAACAGACCAGAAAACGAAGAATAATAAGTTTACAGGGAAAAACGACAACTGGAAGAAATCGAAAAATATGGCTGCCGGtgtcaaaaagaaaaggaaatggaTTCCGGAGCACAAAGTTTTCGAGGGCAGCGTTAAAGAAG GTCAAGGCTTTGCTTTTAAGAGGAAGCAGAGAGTCAAACATGAGTACAACAAGCTGCTacggaaggagagaaagaagaaccCTGAGTCCATGTCTCTGTATAAGGAGGAGTACCCAGAACACCTCAAACATCTGTACATGGCCGAGGCAGAGAAACTGAAGAACGAGGCCTGGACAAACCGAATGAACAGGAGTAAACTGAGAATGAAAGGGCaggagaaaggagaagaaataCCTGAAAGTGATGCACCTGCACAacagactgaagctgctgctgattcAGAGACAGAAGTTACTGGTGGATCAGAGCTGACAGATGCTGTTTCTGGGAACCCCGAGCCAACAACAACAGCggcagagaaagaaag TCTTCCAATGAGCAACCgcatgaggaaaaaaatgctgAAGAAGACGTCCTATCAGAAGACAAAAGAGGAATTTGAGAGCGCACAAGAAAAgcggaaaaagaagaaggag GACTACCTGAAGAAcaagcagcagagagaagaagctATTGAaaagtacaaacagaaaaagatggAGACGTTTCAGATGCTGagcaaaaagaccaaaaaaggACAGCCAAATCTAAACCTCCAGATGGAGTATTTGCTTCAGAAGATCCAGAGAACTGATAAATGA
- the cracr2ab gene encoding EF-hand calcium-binding domain-containing protein 4B: MEEEGRVNGFGLNPGQRGSDWGHIALLDKTREFFQTCDVEGKGFITRTDMRRLHRELPLSAEELEDVFDSLDTHHTGYLTLEAFSSGFSLFLHGRRISVTDDQNPAPSAGIRAKEALYQSQWEAKLSAVEDEEERHFCMLLESLGASNVFEDPGEVRSLWAKLRRDEPHLLTNFEEFLARVTHQIKEAHQEKKEMESALQRKAATHDSEIRYLYEEMEAQIKNEKDRLLLKDSERLQLRSQDLEHQLISKEKELEHLFQKQKRLELQCHELNSEKQESHVENVKLKMTNDELCRALESTSQELALAQDQLAMLQEQAARLHQEKEMEMYRVTEGLQREKQSLMKQLDLLKEMNKHLKDERDICCGVPRTSLRKKQKQRAGLANLFDDTNQPAKRAPLLVDGSYQSLEALPIEHLQIVFVASSSCSEDDSTTAAPTTITTTTPSAPACQQHPVAKKNSGLANGYANPAPSKAQDVKAKVKKAPGKMVNVKRVVGKDRERVKKLEMERKVRVEEEVLDAPPDGWPLRRVISIEEDHLPHLLQGGPQLLLHQLSEEEDEEEEDEAQSDTESGVVMAVDLSATPPSSHIPVLAETLRARKSRFSQAKKTPTSPRGQPVGKETQQKAKEAALLAPDRLFKVVLVGNSSVGKTSLLRSFCEGRFHPSTTATVGIDYSVKTLTLDNIQVAMQLWDTAGQERYRSITKQFFRKADGVVVMYDVTVEESFKAVQPWLTNVQEAAGEGIPILLLGNKMDMDEDRQVTFKEAEQLAYENKVMFFEVSAYTGKNLTESLTHLARVLMEQEDTVRDTTVNLSAQPIKKKACCK, translated from the exons atggaggaggagggcagggTGAATGGCTTTGGACTGAACCCAGGGCAGAGGGGCTCAGACTGGGGTCACATCGCACTGCTGGACAAGACAAGGGAGTTCTTCCAGACATGCGATGTAGAGGGAAAAGGCTTCATCACCCGCACTGATATGAGG aGGCTCCACAGAGAGCTGCCTCTGTCtgcagaggagctggaggatgtGTTTGACTCTCTGGATACACACCACACTGGTTACCTCACACTGGAGGCATTCTCCTCCGGATTCA GTCTATTCCTTCACGGCCGGAGAATCTCAGTGACTGACGACCAAAACCCGGCCCCCAGTGCTGGCATTAGGGCCAAGGAAGCTCTCTACCAGAGCCAATGGGAAGCCAAGCTGTCAGCAGtagaggacgaggaggagaggCACTTCTGTATGCTGCTGGAAAGCCTGGGGGCCAGCAATGTATTTGAGGA TCCAGGCGAGGTGCGCAGTCTGTGGGCCAAGCTGAGGCGAGATGAGCCTCACCTTCTGACCAACTTTGAGGAGTTTCTGGCCAGGGTCACACACCAGATCAAAGAGGCTCACcaggagaagaaggagatggAGAGCGCCCTCCAGAG GAAGGCTGCAACACATGACAGTGAGATTCGTTACTTATATGAAGAGATGGAGGCGCAGATCAAAAATGAGAAAGACAGGCTGCTACTAAAG GACTCTGAGCGTCTTCAATTGCGCAGCCAGGACCTGGAGCACCAACTGATTTCAAAGGAGAAAGAGCTGGAACATCTTTTCCAGAAGCAGAAAAGG TTAGAGCTCCAGTGCCATGAGCTGAACAGTGAGAAACAGGAGAGCCACGTGGAGAACGTTAAGCTAAAGATGACCAACGACGAGCTGTGCCGAGCGCTGGAGAGCACCAGCCAGGAGCTTGCACTGGCCCAGGACCAGCTGGCCATGCTGCAAGAGCAGGCTGCCCGACTGCACCAGGAAAAAGAGAT GGAAATGTACAGAGTAACTGAaggactgcagagagagaagcaaagTCTCATGAAACAACTTGACCTCCTCAA AGAGATgaacaaacatttaaaggatGAGCGAGACATATGCTGCGGTGTG CCTCGAACCTCACTCAGAAAGAAGCAGAAGCAACGAGCTGGCCTCGCCAACTTATTTGATGACACCAACCAGCCGGCAAAAAG AGCCCCACTGCTGGTGGACGGGTCCTACCAGTCTCTGGAGGCCTTGCCTATAGAGCACCTTCAAATCGTGTTTGttgcttcctcctcctgcagtgAGGATGACTCCACCACTGCTGCCCCCACCActatcaccaccaccacccctagCGCCCCTGCATGTCAACAGCACCCTGTGGCAAAGAAGAACTCTGGCTTAGCCAACGGCTACGCCAACCCCGCTCCATCTAAAGCTCAGGATGTGAAAGCAAAGGTTAAAAAGGCACCTGGTAAGATGGTCAATGTTAAGAGGGTGGTggggaaagacagagaaagagtaAAGAAATTGGAGATGGAAAGGAAGGTTCGGGTAGAGGAGGAGGTCTTGGATGCCCCTCCAGATGGGTGGCCCCTCCGTCGAGTCATCTCAATCGAAGAGGACCACCTGCCCCACCTGCTCCAAGGGGGCCCCCAACTGTTACTGCACCAGCTCAGTGAGGAGGAagacgaagaggaggaagatgaagcgCAGAGTGACACTGAATCTGGTGTTGTCATGGCAGTAGACCTCTCTGCCACCCCACCCTCCAGTCACATCCCTGTGCTGGCAGAAACTCTTCGGGCAAGGAAATCCCGCTTTTCCCAAGCAAAGAAGACGCCCACGTCTCCAAGAGGTCAACCAGTCGGGAAGGAGACTCAGCAA AAGGCAAAAGAAGCAGCACTGCTTGCCCCAGACCGTCTGTTTAAGGTGGTCCTGGTTGGCAACTCAAGCGTAGGCAAGACATCCCTGCTACGCTCCTTCTGTGAGGGCCGTTTCCACCCTTCAACCACTGCTACTGTGG GAATTGACTACAGTGTGAAGACACTAACGCTGGACAATATACAGGTAGCCATGCAGCTTTGGGACACAGCAGGTCAAGAGAG GTACCGCAGCATAACCAAGCAGTTCTTTCGTAAGGCAGACGGTGTGGTGGTGATGTATGATGTCACAGTTGAGGAGAGCTTCAAGGCCGTACAACCCTGGCTCACCAACGTCCAg GAAGCTGCAGGAGAAGGGATCCCCATCCTCCTGCTGGGCAACAAAATGGACATGGATGAAGACAGGCAGGTGACGTTCAAAGAAGCTGAGCAACTGGCTTAT GAGAACAAAGTGATGTTCTTTGAGGTCAGTGCCTACACAGGCAAGAATTTGACAGAGTCTCTGACACACTTGGCCAG aGTGTTAATGGAGCAGGAGGACACGGTGAGAGACACAACAGTCAACCTCAGTGCTCAGCCCATAAAGAAGAAAGCCTGCTGCAAGTGA
- the prmt8b gene encoding protein arginine N-methyltransferase 8-B isoform X2, with protein sequence MLWMIRVNCCNCNKSDGVLRTFTRQQPVTSPFSHAAQPSPLPKPVPTTHHVPCVPHTPHVAALATCPGRGKIAKFISPEEMTSRDYYFDSYAHFGIHEEMLKDEVRTLTYRNAMYHNKHVFKDKIVLDVGSGTGILSMFAANAGAKHVYGIECSSISEYSEKIIKSNHLHNVITIFKGKVEEVELPVEKVDIIISEWMGYCLFYESMLNTVIFARDKWLKPGGLMFPDRAALYVVAIEDRQYKDFKIHWWENVYGFDMSCIRNVAIKEPLVDVVDPKQVVTNACLLKEVDIYTVKPEDLSFTSAFCLQIQRNDYVHALVTYFNIEFTKCHKKTGFSTAPDSPSTHWKQTVFYLEDYLTVKKGEEIFGSITVRPNEKNVRDLEFTLELDFKGQLCEAAISHDYKMR encoded by the exons GTCACGTCCCCCTTCTCTCATGCTGCTCAGCCCTCCCCACTGCCTAAACCAGTGCCTACTACCCACCATGTGCCCTGCGTCCCCCACACGCCCCATGTAGCAGCCCTGGCCACCTGTCCTGGTCGAGGCAAAATTGCCAAGTTCATCAGTCCGGAGGAAATGACATCACGGGACTACTACTTTGACTCCTATGCCCACTTTGGCATCCATGAG GAGATGCTGAAAGACGAGGTGCGGACGCTTACCTACCGGAACGCCATGTATCACAACAAGCATGTGTTCAAAGATAAGATTGTCTTGGATGTTGGCAGTGGCACAGGGATCCTCTCAATGTTCGCCGCCAATGCTGGCGCCAAACACGTGTACGGG ATTGAATGTTCAAGTATATCCGAATATTCAGAGAAGATTATCAAGTCGAATCACCTACACAATG TCATTACCATCTTCAAGGGcaaggtggaggaggtggagctgCCTGTGGAGAAGGTGGACATTATCATCTCAGAGTGGATGGGCTACTGCCTCTTCTATGAGTCCATGCTCAACACCGTTATCTTCGCCAGGGACAAGTGGCTG AAACCTGGAGGCCTGATGTTCCCTGACAGAGCAGCTCTCTACGTTGTAGCCATTGAGGACAGGCAGTACAAGGACTTCAAGATTCATT ggTGGGAAAACGTGTATGGGTTCGACATGAGCTGCATTCGCAACGTGGCCATCAAAGAGCCGCTGGTGGACGTGGTGGATCCCAAGCAGGTGGTGACAAACGCCTGCCTCCTGAAG gaaGTGGACATTTACACTGTAAAGCCAGAGGATCTCTCCTTCACCTCAGCCTTCTGTCTTCAGATTCAGCGCAACGATTACGTTCACGCCCTGGTCACCTATTTCAACATCGAGTTCACCAAGTGTCACAAGAAGACTGGGTTCTCCACCG CTCCGGATTCTCCCAGCACACACTGGAAGCAGACAGTATTTTACTTAGAGGACTACTTAACTGTCAAGAAGGGAGAGGAGATCTTTGGCAGTATTACTGTCAGGCCCAATGAGAAGAATGTG CGTGACCTGGAGTTCACCCTTGAGCTTGACTTTAAGGGACAACTATGTGAGGCTGCCATCTCCCACGACTATAAAATGCGTTAG
- the prmt8b gene encoding protein arginine N-methyltransferase 8-B isoform X1, which translates to MGLGHSSRCLLLRRKMAEADSAERQQPVTSPFSHAAQPSPLPKPVPTTHHVPCVPHTPHVAALATCPGRGKIAKFISPEEMTSRDYYFDSYAHFGIHEEMLKDEVRTLTYRNAMYHNKHVFKDKIVLDVGSGTGILSMFAANAGAKHVYGIECSSISEYSEKIIKSNHLHNVITIFKGKVEEVELPVEKVDIIISEWMGYCLFYESMLNTVIFARDKWLKPGGLMFPDRAALYVVAIEDRQYKDFKIHWWENVYGFDMSCIRNVAIKEPLVDVVDPKQVVTNACLLKEVDIYTVKPEDLSFTSAFCLQIQRNDYVHALVTYFNIEFTKCHKKTGFSTAPDSPSTHWKQTVFYLEDYLTVKKGEEIFGSITVRPNEKNVRDLEFTLELDFKGQLCEAAISHDYKMR; encoded by the exons GTCACGTCCCCCTTCTCTCATGCTGCTCAGCCCTCCCCACTGCCTAAACCAGTGCCTACTACCCACCATGTGCCCTGCGTCCCCCACACGCCCCATGTAGCAGCCCTGGCCACCTGTCCTGGTCGAGGCAAAATTGCCAAGTTCATCAGTCCGGAGGAAATGACATCACGGGACTACTACTTTGACTCCTATGCCCACTTTGGCATCCATGAG GAGATGCTGAAAGACGAGGTGCGGACGCTTACCTACCGGAACGCCATGTATCACAACAAGCATGTGTTCAAAGATAAGATTGTCTTGGATGTTGGCAGTGGCACAGGGATCCTCTCAATGTTCGCCGCCAATGCTGGCGCCAAACACGTGTACGGG ATTGAATGTTCAAGTATATCCGAATATTCAGAGAAGATTATCAAGTCGAATCACCTACACAATG TCATTACCATCTTCAAGGGcaaggtggaggaggtggagctgCCTGTGGAGAAGGTGGACATTATCATCTCAGAGTGGATGGGCTACTGCCTCTTCTATGAGTCCATGCTCAACACCGTTATCTTCGCCAGGGACAAGTGGCTG AAACCTGGAGGCCTGATGTTCCCTGACAGAGCAGCTCTCTACGTTGTAGCCATTGAGGACAGGCAGTACAAGGACTTCAAGATTCATT ggTGGGAAAACGTGTATGGGTTCGACATGAGCTGCATTCGCAACGTGGCCATCAAAGAGCCGCTGGTGGACGTGGTGGATCCCAAGCAGGTGGTGACAAACGCCTGCCTCCTGAAG gaaGTGGACATTTACACTGTAAAGCCAGAGGATCTCTCCTTCACCTCAGCCTTCTGTCTTCAGATTCAGCGCAACGATTACGTTCACGCCCTGGTCACCTATTTCAACATCGAGTTCACCAAGTGTCACAAGAAGACTGGGTTCTCCACCG CTCCGGATTCTCCCAGCACACACTGGAAGCAGACAGTATTTTACTTAGAGGACTACTTAACTGTCAAGAAGGGAGAGGAGATCTTTGGCAGTATTACTGTCAGGCCCAATGAGAAGAATGTG CGTGACCTGGAGTTCACCCTTGAGCTTGACTTTAAGGGACAACTATGTGAGGCTGCCATCTCCCACGACTATAAAATGCGTTAG